CATGCGCACGCCGACCCGATCGCCCGGTCGCACGCCCGCCGTGGCGAGACGCGCCATGGTCTTCTCGATCTCGACGACCAGCTCCAGATAGGTCAGCACCACGTCGCCGTCGTCGATGGCGGGGGCATCGGGATGGGCGAGCGCCGTCGCGGTCAGGATGTCGACGAGCGTCCTCGGTCCTGGTGCGCGGTCGCCGCGCGACAACGGGCGCGCCGGCGCGTCGACGTCTGTCTCGAGCATGGTGCTCTGCGCACCTCCCATCGACTTGCCTCACACTTTCGGCGTTGTTGTGCCATATCTGGGTTACCAAAGGGCAAACGCCGCGATGGCCAGTTGTCCACGGTACCCGGGGTTGTCGTCGTCTGTTGTTCACCGGACCGGTCGTCGGATCGACCGGTGCCGTGCTCGTTGTTGCAGGTGGGCCGGGTATTCGCCGCTCACGCAGGGCAACCCGCTGGTCGAGGGATCGTCCTCGCGTTCGCCGGGAGATCGCTGGAGCTGAAGTGTGATTCCGCTCATCGAAGCGGCGCGAACTCCGCCGTGTTGCCGGGCTCGCGGCGGCGTGTTCAACCGGTCGCGGAGGAAGTCCGACCAGGCGTGCGCCGATCGGGTCAGCCCGCCGAAGCAGGCTCGGTGAAGGGCGGCGGGAAGTCACGTCGCGGTATCGCACTCGCCTCGGCCCAGCGGTAACCGGCGAGCGAACCGAGCCGGGTGTGCCTCCGGACGGGTGCCGGTGGCCGAGCGCCGCGCCGCGTCCCGCGGCTCGCGTGTCATCGTGGGGGTGCTTGTAATGGCTCGCGCGCAGTGGTTATCTCCACGCGGTGCTCGTGGGGACTCGGGGTCGAACGTGGTTGACAGTGCCGGGGCGCTTCTGCCACTCTCGGGTCAGGTCATGAGTGCCAGCGCGAAGCCCCGGCTTGCTGGCCGGCAACCCTCCTCCGCGGTGGGGTGCTCCGGGTGACGACCCGGCCGCCGCCCGACCGGGCGCGGCAAGCGCGGACTCGACGAATCATTCGATCGCGGGTCCTCTAGCCGACGGGATTCACGTGATGACTACTGCTGTCGACAACACCTGTGCCGCCCTCGCCCGAGTCTCCGGTGACGAACTGCGCGTGCCCCTGGTGCAGGGCGGAACCGCGACCTACGCCAACTTCGACTACGCGGCGAGCGCACCGGCATTGGCCCAGGTCACCGACCGGGTGCAGCAGCTGCTGCCGTTCTACGCCAGCGTGCATCGCGGCGCGGGCTACGCCTCCCGGATCTCCACCGAGTGCTACGAGGCCGCCCGCGGGTCGGTCTCCCGCTTCCTCGACGCCGCCGACGATCAGGTGGTGGTCTTCACCCGCAACACCACCGACTCGCTGAATCTGCTCGCGTCCTGCGTCCCCGGCGACACCGTGGTGCTCGACATCGAGCACCACGCCAACTTCCTGCCCTGGACCAGGCGGGGCAGGCGCGTCGTGCGGGCCGCGGGCACGGTCGAGGAGACCATCGGCAGGCTGGTCGCCGAACTGTGCAGCAGGCCCGCCGCATTGCTCGCCGTGACCGGTGCGTCGAACGTGACCGGTGAGGTGCTGCCGCTGGAGCGGCTGGCCACCATCGCGCATCAGTGCGGCGCCCGGATCCTCGTGGACGCGGCTCAGCTGGCGCCGCATCGGCGGATCAGTCTGCGCGACACGGGAATCGACTACCTGGCGTTCTCCGGGCACAAGCTCTACGCGCCGTTCGGCGCGGGTGTGCTGGTGGGCAAGCGGGATTGGCTCGATGCGGCGCGGCCCTACCTGGCGGGTGGCGGCGCGGTTCGGGAGGTGCGCACCGACGAGGCCGAATGGGCGCCCGCGCCGCAGCGGCACGAAGCCGGGTCGCCGAACGTGCTCGGCGCCGCCGCGTTGGCCGCCGCCTGTGACGCGCTCGGTGCCATCGACGCCGAAACCCTTGCCGCGCACGAACACCGGCTCGCCGACCGCCTCCGCGACGGCTTGGCCGCGATTCCCGGCGTCCAGCTGTTGCGCATCTGGACCGACAGCCTCGACTCCGTCGGCATCGTCGCGTTCACCCTCGACGACTTCGCCCCCGGCCACGTCGCCGCCTATCTCTCCGCCGAACACGGCATCGGCGTCCGCGACGGTCGCTTCTGCGCCCACCCCCTGCTCACCCGCCTCGGTTTGGACGGCGCGCTGCGCGCCAGCATCGGCCTCGGCACCACCTCCGCCGACGTGGACCGCCTGATCGAGGCGATCGCCACCCTCGCGCGCACGGGCACCACCTGGAATTACGCCACCGAGAACGGTGTCTGGAACCCCACCCCGGAAACGCGCCCCTTCACCTCCACCGCCCCCACCGGCGCGGCCCCCTGCCTGATCGGCTGAGGACGCGCACTCCGCGGGTCAGTCGCCGAGGGCGGTGGGCCGGTAGTAGCGGCCGTTGTAGTACAGCAGTGGTGCGGCGGCGGGCTTCTCGTCGGTGTTGTCGTGGACCCGGGTGACCAAGCCGACGACGAAGGTGTGGTCGCCGATGGGGATCAGCTGGTGCACGGTGGCGCGCAGCCAGATGGGGGTGCCGTGCAGGACCGGTTCGCCGGTGTCGAGGGTGGTCCACAGGCTGCGGTCGGCGAAACGCTCCTCGGCGGTGCGGGAGAACCGGTGGGCCAGGTGCTGCTGGTGTTCGCCGAGGAAGTGGATCACGACGGACGCGGCGTCCAGCATGGCGGACAGGCTGGAGGAGGTGTGCGCGATGTTGAACGACACCAGCGGCGGGTCCAGCGACAGTGAGGCGAAGGAGGTCGCGGTGAAGCCGACCGGCCCCCGTAGCGAAGTCAGCGTGACGACGGTGACACCGGCCGGGTAGTGGCGCATGGAGGCGCGATACTGCTCCGCGGTGATGCCGCTCAGATCATCGGGGACCCGCAGATCCGTTTCGGGTCGTGGTGCGTCGGTCACACCACGAAACTACGCCCCACTCAGGCCCGCGAGTGGCGGCATACGTCGTCCCACGGTCGGCACGCGGCTGGCCGGTGACTTTCCCGCAACGGCAGCGAGGCGCGCCCCTGGCGGCGTCCGGTGTGATTCGCGCGAGTCAGTCGACATCGATGGGGAGTCCCGCCGTGATGCGCAGCAACTCCGGGAACGAGGTCCGGAAGATGGTGTTCGGATGCCCGCCCGCGGCCCAGAGTTCGCGGTGGCGCGCCAGCGCGTTGTCCACCCACGTAGGCAGATTGGTCGGGTGGCCGACCGGTGCGACACCGCCGATCGGCTGGCCGGTCGCTCGGCGCACCATGTCGGCGGAGGCGCGGGTCAGCGTGCCCTCCAGGCGCGCGCCGGTCTTCGCCAAGTCGACTTGATGCGCCCCCGAGACCAGCAGTAGCACCGGGTCGTCGTCGAGCAGGAACACCAGGGACTTCGTGATCGCCCCCACGTCGACGCCGAGCGCTCGCGCGGCGTCCGCGGCGGTATGCGTCGGCTCCGGCTGGGCGACGATGAGACCGTGATGACCTCGGGAGATGAGGGTGTCCGCGACCCGGCAGGCGACCGGTGGCAATGACGACCTGCGCATCTCACCAGGGTAGAGCGAGTGCGGGCGGTATGCCGGGCGAGTCGCGCGGTCCGTTCAGTATTCCGGGTAGCCCTCGGGCGGCCCGAGCATTCCGGCGATCTGCGCGCGGGTGATGCGCGCGAGTTCCGTCACGTCGGGCGCGGAGACCGATTCGTGCGCAACGGCTTCGAAGGCGCGCTCGAGATCGCGCTGGGAGAGTGCGAGCAATTCGACGTCCGCCATGTTCAGCAGTGCGTCGTGATCCGGGTAGGGGCGGGCGTCGGCCAGTCGCTCCGCCCACGTGACATTGCAGCAGCATTCGTACAGTGCGTGAATCGCGCGACCGCGCGGCAATTCGTTGAACCGGTCCAGGCCGATTCCCCGGTGCATCAGCATGAGCTTCTCCGAACCCGATGACTGAGGTTTGCCGATGGGACAATGATCCGTCGTCGCCGTCGCGCGGAACCAGCGCACCGCCGGCGAATTTGCACAGGATTAACACGCTAGGCGATTTTCCCGGCGAGCCCGGCAGCCACGCAGGTCACCGGGTCGGGACACGGGCTCCACTCTGTCTCGATACGCTGTACAAATGACAGATTGGCAGGCTTTCACCGTCGAAACCAAGGATCACGTCGCGCAGGTGACGTTGATCGGCCCCGGCAAGGGCAACGCGATGGGTCCCGACTTCTGGCGCGAGCTGCCGGAGGTGTTCCAGGAGCTGGACGCCGACCCCGAGGTGCGGGCGATCGTGCTGACCGGGTCGGGCAAGCATTTCTCCTACGGCCTGGACCTGCCCGCGATGAGCGGCACGTTCGGCCCGCTGCTGGCCGATCGCGCCCTGGCCGCGCCGCGCACCGACTTCCTCACCGAGGTGCGCAAGATGCAGGCATCGATCACGGCCGTGGCGGACTGCCGCAAGCCGGTGATCGCGGCGGTGTCCGGCTGGTGCATCGGCGGCGGGCTGGACCTCATCGCGGCGGCCGACATCCGCTACGCCAGCGCGGAGGCCAAGTTCAGCCTGCGTGAGGCCAAGGTCGCGATCGTCGCCGACGTGGGCTCGCTGCACCGGCTACCCGGCATCATCGGCGAGGGGCACCTGCGTGAGCTCGCCTACACCGGCAAGGACATCGACGCCGCTCGCGCGGAGAAGATCGGTTTGGTCAACGATGTCCTCCCGGACCAGGAGGCGGCGCTGGACGCGGCGCACGCCACCGCACGCGAGATCGCCGCGAACCCGCCGCTGGTGGTGCCAGGCGTCAAGGACGTGCTGGATCAGCGGCGCAAGGACGAGATCGCCGCTGGACTGCGCTACGTCTCCGCGTGGAATGCCGCGTTCCTGCCCTCGGAGGACCTCACCGAGGCGATCAAGGCCGTCTTCGAGAAGCGCACGCCGGAATTCCGCGGCCAGTGACACCGGCGGCGCGCCCGCACCGGGGGAGCGCGCCGTGCCGAGCCCCAAGGGTGGGTATCGAGGGTGGGCAAGGTGATTCGCCTCAGGGTTGCCTTGCCCTCACCCTAGGGGTGGCTGTGCGGGGCGCCGATCGTCCATATCGTTTGTGACGTCGGAAATTTCGCCTCGCATTCAGGAGCAAGAACAATGCGTATCAAGTCCTTCCTCGCCGCTGGTCTGCTGGCCACCGCCGCCGTCGCCGGGGTGTCGACGGCTGCATCGGCCTCGGCCGCGCCGGTTTACCAGGAGGTCGCCTACGGCGGCACCTACGTCGGCACCTACGCCACGCTGAGCGCATGCCGGGCCGACGGCGAATCGCCGAGCACCGGCGGCTACTACTGGGAGTGCATCGAGTCCTGGGACGGCTGGGACCTGTACATCTACTACTGAGCCAACTGACACCGAGAAGGGGCATCCGGTATCCGGATGTCCCTTTTCGCCTTTCGCGCCGCGAACGGCAGAGCGGGGAGCCCGGGCCTACCGGACTCCCCGCTCGCGTTGTGCCCGAAGGGCTTTCAGTGCCCGCCCTGATCTTTCAGGCGCTGGATGGACGCTTCCACCTCGGCCTCGGCCTCGGCCCGGCCCACCCACTCCGAGCCCTTGACGTACTTGCCGGGCTCCAGGTCCTTGTAGCGCTCGAAGAAGTGCTTGATCGCGGCGAGTTCGAACTCCGGGACGTCCTTCAGATCCTGGATGTGGTCCCAGCGCGGGTCGCCCGCGGGCACGCACAGGATCTTGTCGTCGCCGCCCGCCTCGTCGGTCATCTTGTACATCGCGACCGGACGGGCCTCGACGATCACGCCGGGGAACACCGAATCGGGCAGCAGGACCAGCGCGTCCAGCGGGTCACCGTCCTCGCCGAGGGTGTTCTCGATGTAGCCGTAGTCGGCGGGATAGACCATGGACGTGTACAGGAACCGGTCGAGCCGGACCCGGCCGGTCTCGTGATCGACCTCGTACTTGTTCCGGGAACCCTTCGGGATCTCGATGGTGACGTCGAACTCCACGCCATCTCCTTCGTGCATCGGGGCCGAGTCCGGCGACTCGGCTGCTTTTCGGCGACTGCCGACTCGGCCGCTGCGGAGTGTGCCGACTCGCCAGGTTGTTCAGGGGAACGGTTGCGCAACGAGGATAGTGTGGTCGTCGGGGACATGGGTGCGGCAGGCGGCTGCTGCGGGAATCGGTCAGGAGAGCGGCGGCGACGTGTTTGGTGGCAACGAGAACATCGGTGGGCTGGCTGCCCGGCGGCGCCGCAACAGATGGATCTGGATCTCGAGCACGATGGTCGTACTGATCGTCGCCGCCGCCGTGGCGCTGCTCGCGGTGCGTCCGTGGACCCCTGAGTTCCGGCACGGTGGTCTCACCGTCGCCGCCCCGCCCGATCCGGTCGAGCCGTCGCCACAGGTCGGCCCGGCCCGGTCCACCGATTCCGCGCCGAGTCCGGCGGGGGTCGCCGCGGCGCTGGCCCCGGTTATCGCCAATCCGGACCTCGGCGCGTTCGCCGGGCAGGTGACCGACGCGGGCAGCGGGACGGTGCTGTGGAGCGGTGACGCGAACCGGCCGATGATCCCGTCGTCCACCGCGAAGATCCTCACCGCCGCGGCCGCCTTGCTCACGCTGCCCGTGGAGCACCGGGTGACCACGAAGGTCGTCGCCGGTGCGGCGCCGAACGAAGCGGTGCTGGTCGGCGGCGGCGATCCGACGCTCACCGCGCAACCGGACGGCAAGGGGTACTACCCGAACGGGCCGCGCCTGTCCGACCTGGTGAACCAGATCAAGTCCGCGGGCCGCGCGGTGGACACGATCGTCGTCGACATCTCCGCCTACACCGGCCCCACCATGGCGCAGGGCTGGGACCCGGTCGACATCCCCGAGGGTTCCATCGCCCCCATCGAGCCGGTGATGATCGACGGCGGTCGCCTGCAGCCGCTGGTCGAGTACTCGCCGCGCACCCCCACGCCCGCGCTGGACGCCGGGCGGCGGCTGGCGACCGATCTGGGGCTGGACCCCGCCAAGGTCAGGACGGGTGTCGCGCCCGCAGGCGCCGCCGAGATCGCTTCCGTGCAGTCGGCGCCGCTGCGCGACCGGCTGCGGGACATGATGGTCTACTCCGACAATGTGCTGGCCGAGACGATCGGCCGGGAGATCGCGACGGCCACCGGCGGCCCGGCGTCCTTCGCCGGTGGGGTCACCGCGGTGCGCACGGCGCTGAGCAAGGCCGGTTTCGATCTGTCCGGGCTGGATATGCACGACAGCAGCGGGCTTTCGGTCGACGACCGGATTCCCGCGCGATTGCTCGACCGCGTCGTGGCGACCGCGGCCGAGCCCACCGGCGCCACGGCGGTGCAACCGGCCGGTACCAAGGCCAAGCCCGAGACCAACCGGGTCGCGGCCACCTTGGCGCCGATGCTCGACGCCCTACCGGTCGCGGGCGCAACGGGGTCGCTGACCAGCCGCTACGTCACGCGGGACCGCCAGGGCGCGGGCTGGGTGCGGGCCAAGACCGGAACTCTGTCGGTCTCCAGCGCGTTGGTCGGGTATGTGCTGGACGCCGATGGGCGGGTGCTGACCTTCGCACTGATGTCGAACGATCGACCGCCGGAGGTCAGCAGGCCCGCGTTGGACGCGATCGCAGGCACGCTGCGAAACTGTGGATGCTCCTGACGGGTGGTTGATCATGACCCAGCAAGGTTCCGAGACAGCCGAATTCGGCTCCGCCGGTGCGGACGAGCGGCGTAAGGGCCGCTCGGGTCTGTCCGGTGTGGTCGATTGGCGCCTGGCCGCGCGAACCGGCTCCGCCCTGGTGCCCGCCGGTCCGCGCACGTCGCGCTATTCGGCCGAGCAGGTGGTCGCCGAACTCGCCGAGTCCTCCGTGCGGGCCGAGGCGCCGGTTCGCGAGGTCAGCGGGTTGCTGGACGACCGGCCGGTACCGGCGGCCCGGATCGTCGACCGCCCGGGCTGGATCACGGCCGCCGCCGACTCGATGGCCCAGCTCACCGGGACCGGCGAGGCGCGGTTGGACCGCAAGTTGGCGGGCAAACCCGCCGGAGTGCAGGCGGGTGCCATGCTCGCCTTCCTGTCCACCGCGATTCTCGGTCAATACGACCCGTTCACGGGCTCGGACGGCACCCTGCTACTGGTCGCGCCGAACATCGTGGCGGTCGAACGGGCGCTGGGGGTGTCGGCGAGCGATTTCCGGCTGTGGGTGTGCCTGCACGAGGTGACCCACCGGGTGCAGTTCTCCTCCGCCCCCTGGCTCGGCGACTACATGCGCGCCAACGTCGAGGTGCTCGGCGAGGTCGCCGACGAGCCGCTGAGCGACATGCTGTCCCGCCTGGTCGGCGAGGTGCGCGAGCGCCGTCGCGGGTCCACCCCCGACGACCCGGCCGCGCGCGGCGTGGTCGGCCTGCTGCGCGCCACGCAGGCGCCGCCGCAGCGCGCGGCGCTGGACCGTCTGCTCATGCTCGGCACCCTGCTGGAGGGGCACGCTGATCACGTCATGGATGCGGTCGGTCCCGCGGTCGTGCCGTCGGTCGAGCAGATCCGCACCGCGTTCGACCAGCGCCGCAGGCGTCCGACGAACCCGGTGCAACGCATCCTGCGCGCCCTGCTCGGCGTGGACGCGAAGGTCGCCCAGTATGTGCGCGGCAAGAAATTCGTGGACGAGGTCGTCGGGGCTGTGGGGATGACGCGGTTCAACACCGTGTGGACCGACGCCGAGACCTTGCCGCGCACCGACGAGATCGAGCATCCGCAGCGCTGGATCGAGCGCGTGCTGGCCTGAGCGAGCAAGCCGGTACCGGGCCCGGTGGTGGTTCGCCGCGAGCGGTCGGGCCGGTAGGCTGCGCCCATGGGGCGTGCGCCAGGAACGACACCCGGGCGCTCATCCGCGCCCGCCACAGGCCCCGCCCGGTTGCCCGAGACCGCTGCCGTGCTCGCCGTCCGCCGGGCGGTCCGCGACTGGCTGGGCAGGTTCGGGCCGCGCGAGACCGACGAGCAGGCGGTGGCGGTCGCGTTGTCCGGTGGCGCTGATTCGCTGGCCCTCACCGCGGCGGCGGTGGTGGAGATGAACGCGGTGGACGCGCTGGTGGTCGATCATCGCCTGCAGCCCGGGTCCGGCGCGGTCGCCGCCGAGGCGGCGGCGCAGGCGCTGGCGCTCGGCTGCCGGTCCGCGCGCGTGCTCGCGGTCCAGGTCGGCACCGCGGGCGGCTTGGAAGCCGCCGCTCGCCGGGCCCGCTACGCCGCGTTGGACTCGGCGCGCTCGGGCTTGCCGGTGCTGCTCGGTCACACCCTCGACGACCAGGCCGAAACGGTGTTGCTGGGCCTCGCGCGGGGCTCCGGTGGCCGCTCGATCCAAGGGATGGCCGCCTGTGCCGAGCCGTGGGGACGGCCGTTGCTCGGCGTGCGCCGGGAAACCACCCGGCAGATGTGCGCCGACCTGGGCGTGACGCCGCACGACGATCCGCACAACGCGGCGCCGGAGTTCACCAGGGTCCGGCTGCGCACCGAGGCGCTGCCGCTGTTGGAGCAGATCCTCGGCGGTGGCGTGGCCCCCGCGCTGGCGCGCACGGCCGAGCAGCTGCGCGAGGACGGCGCGGTGCTGGACGTGCTCGCCGCCGACCTGCGGCACACCGCCGGTGATGGGCAGGCGCTGGTGATCGAGACCCTCGCCACTGCGCCCGCCGCCCTCCGCAAACGGGCGATCCGGGCATGGCTGCTGGACAACGGGGCGAAAGCCCTGACCACGAAGCATTTACAGGCAGTCGACGAACTGGTTACCGCTTGGCGCGGGCAGGGCGGCGTCGCGGTCGGCGGAGGAAGGCCGGGTAGCAGGTTGGTCGCCGGGCGTGAACATGGCAGGCTGACACTGCGGCTGGACGAGGACGGCATCGGATCGATGACGCAGACCGAACCGGCCCAACGGGCTCACCACCACGGAAGGGAATCCAGCTGACGTGTACGGGGATGACATCGCGTCGGTGCTGATCACCGAGGAACAGATCGCCGCCAAGACCCAGGAGCTGGCCGAACTCATCGCCAAGCGGTATCCCCCGGACGCTCCCGAGGGCGATCTGCTGCTGGTGGGTGTGCTCAAGGGCGCCATCTTCTTCATGACCGACCTGGCCAAGGCGCTGCCGATCCCCACCCAGATGGAATTCATGGCCGTCTCGTCCTACGGGTCGTCGACCTCGTCCTCGGGTGTCGTGCGCATCATGAAGGACCTGGACAAGGACATCGCGGGCCGCAACGTCCTGATCGTCGAGGACATCATCGACTCCGGGCTCACGCTGTCCTGGCTCAAGCGGAACCTGTCCACCCGCAACCCGGCTTCGCTCGAGGTGGTCACCCTGCTACGCAAGCCCGACGCGTTACGCACGCCCGTGGAGGTCGCGCACGTCGGCTTCGACATCCCGAACGAATTCGTCGTGGGTTACGGCCTCGACTACGCGGAGCGCTACCGCGACCTGCCCTACATCGGCACCTTGGATCCCAAGGTCTACGGCGGCTGAGGCGTCAGCCGGGCAGGATGCCGAAAATCGTTGCCGGGGAGCCGGAACCGCCGCGATAGAGCGGTCCGCCGACCAGCACCCATGCCCCGCTCGCGGGCAGCGCGGCCAGGTTCGCCATGCATTCCAAGCTGATCCGGCGTTCGCCGTAGAGCAGCTTGGACACCTCGTACGTCTGGTCGGTACCCACATCCGGACCGAACGTGTCGATGCCGAGCGCGCCACGGCGGCCGAGCCTGCCGCTGCGCAGCAGCCATTCCACCGTCTCCACCGCGAAACCGGGCTGACGACCGGCCGATTCGCCCGTGCCGATGAACTCCGGTGTACCCCATTTGGCGTCCCAGCCGGTCCAGGCGATCACCGCCGCTCCGTCCGGGATCCGGCCGTGTCCGGCCTCCCAGCGCGTCAGATCGTCCACCGTGATCGCGTAGTCGCGATCGGTCGCGCAGCGGTGCCGGACATCGATCTTCACCGCGGGCAGCAGCAGGTCGTCCGGGTCCAGTTCGTGCGCGGCCAGTCCGTCGGCGCGGAAATGGATCGGTGCGCCCCAATGGGTTCCGGTGTGCTCGCCTTGCCGGATGTAGCGCAGGTAATAGCCGTGATCGGCGATCGTGGCCACCACGTCGGTGCCGAACTCGGGGTCCTCCGGGTACAGCGGCGTGGTGGCCGGGTCGTGGACGTGCGACAGATTCACCAACCGTCCCAGCGGGCGCGGCGTGGTCATCGAGTCCGCTGCGGGATCGCCCTGGCCAGCGCGAGCAGATCTGCTTCGAGGATGCGGAACAGCCGATAGGTCAGCACGAATGCCAGGATGCCACCCACACTCAGCACGCGCACCGGAACGATCACCAACTCCAGGTCGGCGGCGTCGACGAAGGTCGCGCTCGCCACGCCGAGCAGCGGAACCGACGCCGCGACACCCAGATAGAAGTTGCCGCGCCGGGCCAGCGCGCGCAACTGGCGTTCGTCGTCGGGCCCGATGCCGCCGCGCACCAGCAGTTGTGGATAGATCGAGCGCACCGCGTAGACCATGATCGGGAAGAACGGATAGGCCAGTGCGATGGCCGCGCACACCACCTGGGCGGCGAAGAAATGCAGAAAGGTCCCGCGCGGCAGGTCGACGCCGGAGAAAGCCAGTCCCAGCGGCCAGATGATGCCGGCCACCAGCCAGAAGCCGAAAGGTATCCACACCGCCCAGTCGCCCATCAGCAGGGTGTCGCGGCGCGCTTTCGCGAGCGTGCGCGCCGAATACCCGCGGCCGTGGCCGAGGCGGTAGGCGATGGCGAGCGGCCGCCGGGTCATGAACAACAGCAGCAGCGCGGCGACCGGGAAGGCGACGACATTGTTGATCAATCCGACCGTCGCGAACTTCTCCTGGTCTGCGGCCGACATCCGGTCGATGATCAGGGCCTGGTTCAGCTGGATGTTGTAGAAGCTGGCCAGCACGTTGGGCACGCCGACGCACAGCGCCGCGACGGGGAGCAGCCAGCCCCGGGCCCGGTGCGCGAGGCTGCGGGGCGGGGGATCGACCAGATCACGCGCGCGGGTGTCCAGGCACAGGTCGAGCTGTGCCGCGAGTTCCGCGCCGCCGCGCCAGCGGCGTTCGGGGGCCGCGTGCAGGCAGTCCAGCAGCACGCGGCGCAGCGCGGCGGGGGTGTCTT
Above is a genomic segment from Nocardia sputorum containing:
- the dacB gene encoding D-alanyl-D-alanine carboxypeptidase/D-alanyl-D-alanine endopeptidase, producing the protein MGGLAARRRRNRWIWISSTMVVLIVAAAVALLAVRPWTPEFRHGGLTVAAPPDPVEPSPQVGPARSTDSAPSPAGVAAALAPVIANPDLGAFAGQVTDAGSGTVLWSGDANRPMIPSSTAKILTAAAALLTLPVEHRVTTKVVAGAAPNEAVLVGGGDPTLTAQPDGKGYYPNGPRLSDLVNQIKSAGRAVDTIVVDISAYTGPTMAQGWDPVDIPEGSIAPIEPVMIDGGRLQPLVEYSPRTPTPALDAGRRLATDLGLDPAKVRTGVAPAGAAEIASVQSAPLRDRLRDMMVYSDNVLAETIGREIATATGGPASFAGGVTAVRTALSKAGFDLSGLDMHDSSGLSVDDRIPARLLDRVVATAAEPTGATAVQPAGTKAKPETNRVAATLAPMLDALPVAGATGSLTSRYVTRDRQGAGWVRAKTGTLSVSSALVGYVLDADGRVLTFALMSNDRPPEVSRPALDAIAGTLRNCGCS
- a CDS encoding zinc-dependent metalloprotease, yielding MTQQGSETAEFGSAGADERRKGRSGLSGVVDWRLAARTGSALVPAGPRTSRYSAEQVVAELAESSVRAEAPVREVSGLLDDRPVPAARIVDRPGWITAAADSMAQLTGTGEARLDRKLAGKPAGVQAGAMLAFLSTAILGQYDPFTGSDGTLLLVAPNIVAVERALGVSASDFRLWVCLHEVTHRVQFSSAPWLGDYMRANVEVLGEVADEPLSDMLSRLVGEVRERRRGSTPDDPAARGVVGLLRATQAPPQRAALDRLLMLGTLLEGHADHVMDAVGPAVVPSVEQIRTAFDQRRRRPTNPVQRILRALLGVDAKVAQYVRGKKFVDEVVGAVGMTRFNTVWTDAETLPRTDEIEHPQRWIERVLA
- a CDS encoding flavin reductase family protein, whose protein sequence is MTDAPRPETDLRVPDDLSGITAEQYRASMRHYPAGVTVVTLTSLRGPVGFTATSFASLSLDPPLVSFNIAHTSSSLSAMLDAASVVIHFLGEHQQHLAHRFSRTAEERFADRSLWTTLDTGEPVLHGTPIWLRATVHQLIPIGDHTFVVGLVTRVHDNTDEKPAAAPLLYYNGRYYRPTALGD
- a CDS encoding cyclase family protein, which translates into the protein MTTPRPLGRLVNLSHVHDPATTPLYPEDPEFGTDVVATIADHGYYLRYIRQGEHTGTHWGAPIHFRADGLAAHELDPDDLLLPAVKIDVRHRCATDRDYAITVDDLTRWEAGHGRIPDGAAVIAWTGWDAKWGTPEFIGTGESAGRQPGFAVETVEWLLRSGRLGRRGALGIDTFGPDVGTDQTYEVSKLLYGERRISLECMANLAALPASGAWVLVGGPLYRGGSGSPATIFGILPG
- a CDS encoding crotonase/enoyl-CoA hydratase family protein; its protein translation is MTDWQAFTVETKDHVAQVTLIGPGKGNAMGPDFWRELPEVFQELDADPEVRAIVLTGSGKHFSYGLDLPAMSGTFGPLLADRALAAPRTDFLTEVRKMQASITAVADCRKPVIAAVSGWCIGGGLDLIAAADIRYASAEAKFSLREAKVAIVADVGSLHRLPGIIGEGHLRELAYTGKDIDAARAEKIGLVNDVLPDQEAALDAAHATAREIAANPPLVVPGVKDVLDQRRKDEIAAGLRYVSAWNAAFLPSEDLTEAIKAVFEKRTPEFRGQ
- a CDS encoding 2-oxo-4-hydroxy-4-carboxy-5-ureidoimidazoline decarboxylase: MLMHRGIGLDRFNELPRGRAIHALYECCCNVTWAERLADARPYPDHDALLNMADVELLALSQRDLERAFEAVAHESVSAPDVTELARITRAQIAGMLGPPEGYPEY
- a CDS encoding YbaK/EbsC family protein codes for the protein MRRSSLPPVACRVADTLISRGHHGLIVAQPEPTHTAADAARALGVDVGAITKSLVFLLDDDPVLLLVSGAHQVDLAKTGARLEGTLTRASADMVRRATGQPIGGVAPVGHPTNLPTWVDNALARHRELWAAGGHPNTIFRTSFPELLRITAGLPIDVD
- the hpt gene encoding hypoxanthine phosphoribosyltransferase; the encoded protein is MYGDDIASVLITEEQIAAKTQELAELIAKRYPPDAPEGDLLLVGVLKGAIFFMTDLAKALPIPTQMEFMAVSSYGSSTSSSGVVRIMKDLDKDIAGRNVLIVEDIIDSGLTLSWLKRNLSTRNPASLEVVTLLRKPDALRTPVEVAHVGFDIPNEFVVGYGLDYAERYRDLPYIGTLDPKVYGG
- a CDS encoding inorganic diphosphatase; the encoded protein is MEFDVTIEIPKGSRNKYEVDHETGRVRLDRFLYTSMVYPADYGYIENTLGEDGDPLDALVLLPDSVFPGVIVEARPVAMYKMTDEAGGDDKILCVPAGDPRWDHIQDLKDVPEFELAAIKHFFERYKDLEPGKYVKGSEWVGRAEAEAEVEASIQRLKDQGGH
- the tilS gene encoding tRNA lysidine(34) synthetase TilS; amino-acid sequence: MGRAPGTTPGRSSAPATGPARLPETAAVLAVRRAVRDWLGRFGPRETDEQAVAVALSGGADSLALTAAAVVEMNAVDALVVDHRLQPGSGAVAAEAAAQALALGCRSARVLAVQVGTAGGLEAAARRARYAALDSARSGLPVLLGHTLDDQAETVLLGLARGSGGRSIQGMAACAEPWGRPLLGVRRETTRQMCADLGVTPHDDPHNAAPEFTRVRLRTEALPLLEQILGGGVAPALARTAEQLREDGAVLDVLAADLRHTAGDGQALVIETLATAPAALRKRAIRAWLLDNGAKALTTKHLQAVDELVTAWRGQGGVAVGGGRPGSRLVAGREHGRLTLRLDEDGIGSMTQTEPAQRAHHHGRESS
- a CDS encoding aminotransferase class V-fold PLP-dependent enzyme, whose amino-acid sequence is MTTAVDNTCAALARVSGDELRVPLVQGGTATYANFDYAASAPALAQVTDRVQQLLPFYASVHRGAGYASRISTECYEAARGSVSRFLDAADDQVVVFTRNTTDSLNLLASCVPGDTVVLDIEHHANFLPWTRRGRRVVRAAGTVEETIGRLVAELCSRPAALLAVTGASNVTGEVLPLERLATIAHQCGARILVDAAQLAPHRRISLRDTGIDYLAFSGHKLYAPFGAGVLVGKRDWLDAARPYLAGGGAVREVRTDEAEWAPAPQRHEAGSPNVLGAAALAAACDALGAIDAETLAAHEHRLADRLRDGLAAIPGVQLLRIWTDSLDSVGIVAFTLDDFAPGHVAAYLSAEHGIGVRDGRFCAHPLLTRLGLDGALRASIGLGTTSADVDRLIEAIATLARTGTTWNYATENGVWNPTPETRPFTSTAPTGAAPCLIG